The sequence below is a genomic window from Shinella zoogloeoides.
GCAACGGCACCGCTCGTCGTCGGCGCGACAAGAGCAAGTTCGCTCGTTGTCTCTTCGGATTTGAAGGCCGGGCGGCTGCCGGGGACCGGCGCGCTGAAGTCGACTTCCGTTTCGGCCTCGGTCGCGACCGGTTTCGTCTCGGCGGCCTTCGCCTTCGCGCCGGCGGATCCGCCTTCGTCGAAGTCATCGGCGATGGTCGCGTTGCTCGCGATCATTTCGGGTTCTTCATCCTCGTCGCCACCACCGCCGAAGAGAGCGGCAAGGAAGCCGCCCTTGCGCTTGGAGGCCGTCGGGCTGGAGCCGCCGCCGGCGACTTCGATCGTGTTGGCGCCGACGCGACGCTTGTAGTCGGCAACCGCCTGCTGGTAGCCCGGCAGCGGCTTGCCGTCGGTCGGCACGTGCATGGTCTTGCCATCGGGGAAGAGGCGGGTGAGTTCCTGACGGCTCATGCGCGGCCAGGCGCGCACGCTGCCGACGTCGAGATGGACGAAGGGCGAGCCGGAGGTGGGATAGTAGCCGACGCCGCCGACCTGGAACTTCATCGCGGTCGCGCGAAGGGTCGAGAGCTTGACGCCGGGAATGTAGAAATCCATCGCCTTGCCGAGCATGTGCTGGCTCTTCTTGGCGACGCCCTTGGAGCGCGAGCGCAGCATGCCGTTCGTCGCCGGCGAGCGATAGGCCGACACGACGTTGATGTAGCCCTTGCCGCCGGCCTTCTGGTAGACTTCCCAGACGAGGTCCAGCAGGCGCGGGTCCATACGCGTCGGCTCGTTGCGGCGCCAGTCGCGCAGGAACTGGTTGATCTGCTTCAGGCCGCGCTGATCGTAGCGCCCGTTGCGCTTGAAGGTGATCTCGGCCTTTTCCTTGGTATGGATGAAATAGAGCTTGAGCGTGCGACTGCCGCTCTCGGCCTGGACCGTCGCAGGGATCGCCGTCGGCAGGATCAGGGCAGCAGAAAGCATGGCCGTGGACAACGCCTTCGGCAGCTTGTGCAGCACTGTCTTGCAAAGGCTGCTCAGGGAGGACCCCCGGCGCTTCATCGATGCGAACAAATTTGCCAACTCTTTCCCCGTCCGAAGGACAACGAACGTCCGTTGCCCCAGATGACTGCCAATTGCGGTAAGAGCATGGCAAATCCGCCACACTCTTCTTCGCGCACCCGTTATAGTGAACAATCCACTAACAGGGAATAAACGGCAATCGAGAAATCCCAAGTGGCCGGGATATCAGGGGTTTTTACGCAGCTTCCTTCAACGGATCATCCGGATCGATGCCGTAATCCTTGAGTTTGCGGTAGAGAGTCGAGCGTCCGATGCCCAATTTGCGGGCAACCTGGCTCATCTGGCCATGATAGAATTTCAAGGCGAAGCGGATCAGTTCCTCCTCCACATCAGCCAGTTTGCGCACATGGCCGCCCTTGTCGACGCTGGAAATCGCATTGTCCGGGCCGGACGACGTGTCGAGTGATTCGCTCGGCCGGAAGTCCGGGTAGACGCTTGGCAGGCGCGTTTCGGATGATGCCGGCTCAGGCGTACGCAGGTCCGCCGCATCCCAGGTGACGGCTCCGTCCTCGGCAAGGCCGTAGCCGGGAACCTGCGCTGCGATCTGCGGGAAGTCGGCGGCCGTCAGTTCCGCCCCTTCGGACAGCACGACGGCGCGGAAGATGGCATTTTCGAGCTGGCGGATATTGCCCGCCCAGTCATAGGCGGTCAGCAGTGCCATCGCGCCGGCCGAAACGCCGAGCGGACGGGCGAGCTTCTGCTCGCCGGCAAACCGCTGCACGAAGGAGCGCACCAGGACCGGAATATCCTCCTTGCGCTTGCGCAGCGCCGGAATGGTGATCGGGAAAACGTTGAGGCGATAGTAGAGGTCTTCGCGGAAGCGGCCCTCGCGCACCTCGTTGATGAGGTCGCGGTTGGTCGCCGAGATGAGGCGCACATTGACCTTCTGCGGGAAGCGTGCACCGATCGTCTCGATCTCGCCCTGCTGGACCGCGCGCAAGAGCTTCACCTGCACCTCGAGCGGCAGGTCGCCGATCTCGTCGAGGAAGAGCGTGCCGCCGTCGGCCTCCATGAACTTGCCGGTATGGCGTTCCGTCGCGCCGGTGAAGGCACCCTTCTCGTGACCGAAGAGAATGCTTTCGACCAGGTTGTGCGGAATAGCGCCGCAATTGACGGTGACGAAGGGCTTGTGCGCCCGCTCGCTCGCCGCCTGGATGGCGCGCGCCACCATTTCCTTGCCGACGCCCGATTCGCCTTCCAGCACCACCGGAATATTCGACTGCGCGGCGCGGCGGCCAAGCTCGATGACGCGCAGCATTTCGGGACTTGCCGAAACGATGTCGTCGAAATGCACGGTCTCGGCGCGATGACGGCGGCCACCGCGGCCGCGGCCTTCCCGCTGGTCCACCTTCAGCGCATTGCCGACCGCGGCATTCAAGCGCTCGGGCGACACCGGCTTCACCACGAAATCGAAGGCGCCGGCCCGCATGGCCATCACCACCGTCTCGATGCCGCCCTGCCCCGTCTGCACGATCACGGGAATGGTGTTCTCGCGTTCGGAGAGCGCGTCGAGGAAGGCCGAGCCGTTCATTTCCGGCATCATCAGGTCGAGCAGGATGACGTTGATCAGGCCGCCCTTGCGATCGAGCAGATCGAGGCCCGCACGGCCGTTTTCCGCCATATGGGCGACATGGCCGGAGCGCTCGATCATGTTCTTCAAGAGCCTGCGCTGGACAGGATCGTCATCGATGACAAGAATATGGGCCGTCACTGGAACCTCCTTGCCTCAAGGCATGCCTCATGCACGCCCAAGGGAACTGGACACCAGCGGACCATGGCAGAAAGGGTTGAACATGCCGTTTTGAGAAAGGCTTGCATTTTAACCAATGCCGACGCAAGCAAGGGCCACCGGCCCCACGAGGAAGAGAGACACCAGATGATCCGACATGTCCAAGCCCCCCGCACCGCCTTCGCACCGGCGGATGCCGCAGCCAGCGCCCAGCTTGGCGATCTTCCCGGCTGGAACCTTGCCGATCTCTATCCCTCGAAAGAATCCCCCGAATTCCGCAACGACATGAAGAAGGCCGAGGCCGATACGCTCGCCTTCGAGGCCAAGTGGAAAGGCAAGCTGGACGCGGCGACCGAAAAGACGGGCGACGAAGGCATCGGCGCGGCGGTGCGCGAATTCGAGGCGCTGGAAGACGTGATGGGCCGCATCATCTCCTATGCCGGCCTCACCTACTTCACCAACACCACCGATCCGGCGAACGGCAAGTTCTACGGCGATGCCCAGTCGAAGCTCACCGATCTTGGTGCGCATCTTCTGTTTTTCTCCCTTGAACTCAACAGGATAGCCGACGAGCGCATTGACGCGGCGCTTACCAACGATCCGCTTGCCGCCCATTACCGCCCGTGGATCGAGGACCTGCGCAAGGACAAGCCGTACCAGCTCGACGACAGGACGGAACAGCTCTTCCTCGAAAAGTCGATGACGGGCGCTGCCGCCTGGAACCGTCTCTTCGACGAGACGATGGCCGCGCTGCGCTACACGATCGACGGCGAGGAACTGCCGCTGGAAATCGCCCTCAACCAGCTCCAGTCGCCCGATGGCGAGGCGCGCCGCAAGGCCGCGCAGGCACTGGCCAAGACCTTCAAGGACAATATCCGCACCTTCACGCTGATCACCAACACGCTCGCCAAGGACAAGGAAATCGCCGACCGCTGGCGCGGCTTTGCCGACATCGCCGACAGCCGCCACCTTGCCAATCGCGTCGAGCCGGAGGTCGTCGCGGCGCTGGCCGAAGCCGTGCGCGAAGCCTATCCGCGCCTCTCCCACCGCTATTATGCGATGAAGGCAAAGTGGCTCGGAATGGAGCAGATGGAATTCTGGGACCGCAATGCGCCCCTTCCCGAGACACCCGACGCGACGATCTCCTGGGACGAGGCGCGCGATACCGTGCTCGCCGCCTACGGCGCCTTCGCGCCCGAAATGGCCGCCATCGCGAAGGACTTCTTCGACAAGGGCTGGATCGACGCGCCGGTGCGCCCCGGCAAGGCGCCGGGCGCCTTCGCCCATCCGACCGTGCCGTCCGCCCACCCCTATGTGCTCGTCAACTACATGGGCAAGCCGCGCGACGTGATGACGCTCGCCCACGAGCTCGGCCATGGCGTGCATCAGGTCCTGGCCGGCGGCCAGGGCGCGCTGATGGCCTCGACGCCGCTGACGCTGGCCGAGACTGCCTCGGTCTTCGGCGAGATGCTGACCTTCCGCAGCCTGCTCGACAAGACGAAGGACAAGCGCGAGCGCAAGGCGATGCTCGCCCAGAAGGTCGAGGACATGATCAACACGGTCGTGCGCCAGATCGCCTTCTACGAATTCGAGCGCAAGGTGCACACCGCCCGCAAGGAAGGGGAGTTGACGAGCGACCAGATCGGCGAGCTCTGGCTCTCCGTGCAGGGCGAAAGCCTTGGCCCGGCGATCCGCATTTCCGAGGGCTATGAGACCTATTGGGCATATATTCCCCACTTCATCCATTCGCCCTTCTACGTCTATGCCTATGCCTTCGGCGATTGCCTGGTGAACTCGCTCTACGCCGTCTACAGCCAGGCCGAGGCCGGCTTCCAGGCGAAGTATTTCGATCTGCTCAAGGCCGGCGGCACCAAGCATCACACCGAACTCCTGAAGCCCTTCGGCCTCGATGCGAGCGATCCGTCGTTCTGGAGCAAGGGACTGTCGATGATCGAAGGGCTGATCGACGAGCTGGAAGCGCTTGATAGGGCCTGACCTCAAAAGAAGAAGCCGCGCATGACCGACCGCGAACGCTTTGTGCTCCTCAGGGACGACCGTGAGGACCGGACGGTGGTTTTCGCCGAGCCGATCGCGGTCGTCACCGTGCGTGATCGCGCCGGCTTCGAACCGGCTTTCGCGGCCTTGCAGGCGGCGCATGCGAAAGGCCACTGGATCGCCGGCTTCATGAGCTATGAGGCCGGCCATCTCTTCGAGGAAAAGCTCGCCCCGCTCGCGGTGGAGAACCGCCCGACCCCGCTCATGAGCTTCGGCATCTTCGAGGGGCCGGCGGACGATCACCCGCTCGCAAGACCGCGCCAGCGCGTCGAGAACGAGCCCTTCCTCACCGAGCCGAAAGCCCATTGGGATTTC
It includes:
- a CDS encoding DUF882 domain-containing protein — protein: MKRRGSSLSSLCKTVLHKLPKALSTAMLSAALILPTAIPATVQAESGSRTLKLYFIHTKEKAEITFKRNGRYDQRGLKQINQFLRDWRRNEPTRMDPRLLDLVWEVYQKAGGKGYINVVSAYRSPATNGMLRSRSKGVAKKSQHMLGKAMDFYIPGVKLSTLRATAMKFQVGGVGYYPTSGSPFVHLDVGSVRAWPRMSRQELTRLFPDGKTMHVPTDGKPLPGYQQAVADYKRRVGANTIEVAGGGSSPTASKRKGGFLAALFGGGGDEDEEPEMIASNATIADDFDEGGSAGAKAKAAETKPVATEAETEVDFSAPVPGSRPAFKSEETTSELALVAPTTSGAVAALEAATAEEQKPEFEDLAAYKIPLPVMLGARTQAGDAQPGEVMTAEASAEDGEELAMVPVPGLRPQVELDKTQTALMAAAEADVALPSSADRSGLAALADPTTDDAAGTPVEMAALVSMNDSGSRSLSGLDAFDAKTAEDATTKGSRPKKKDADAANRGAIRTEPKLSQKILSQWALTQGRVATLSKPVKAPRFVSRTLRAAPTTVYLAGFHSEGKSIDTGRFSGTAVNFMEVRKFESAEN
- a CDS encoding sigma-54-dependent transcriptional regulator encodes the protein MTAHILVIDDDPVQRRLLKNMIERSGHVAHMAENGRAGLDLLDRKGGLINVILLDLMMPEMNGSAFLDALSERENTIPVIVQTGQGGIETVVMAMRAGAFDFVVKPVSPERLNAAVGNALKVDQREGRGRGGRRHRAETVHFDDIVSASPEMLRVIELGRRAAQSNIPVVLEGESGVGKEMVARAIQAASERAHKPFVTVNCGAIPHNLVESILFGHEKGAFTGATERHTGKFMEADGGTLFLDEIGDLPLEVQVKLLRAVQQGEIETIGARFPQKVNVRLISATNRDLINEVREGRFREDLYYRLNVFPITIPALRKRKEDIPVLVRSFVQRFAGEQKLARPLGVSAGAMALLTAYDWAGNIRQLENAIFRAVVLSEGAELTAADFPQIAAQVPGYGLAEDGAVTWDAADLRTPEPASSETRLPSVYPDFRPSESLDTSSGPDNAISSVDKGGHVRKLADVEEELIRFALKFYHGQMSQVARKLGIGRSTLYRKLKDYGIDPDDPLKEAA
- a CDS encoding M3 family oligoendopeptidase; translation: MIRHVQAPRTAFAPADAAASAQLGDLPGWNLADLYPSKESPEFRNDMKKAEADTLAFEAKWKGKLDAATEKTGDEGIGAAVREFEALEDVMGRIISYAGLTYFTNTTDPANGKFYGDAQSKLTDLGAHLLFFSLELNRIADERIDAALTNDPLAAHYRPWIEDLRKDKPYQLDDRTEQLFLEKSMTGAAAWNRLFDETMAALRYTIDGEELPLEIALNQLQSPDGEARRKAAQALAKTFKDNIRTFTLITNTLAKDKEIADRWRGFADIADSRHLANRVEPEVVAALAEAVREAYPRLSHRYYAMKAKWLGMEQMEFWDRNAPLPETPDATISWDEARDTVLAAYGAFAPEMAAIAKDFFDKGWIDAPVRPGKAPGAFAHPTVPSAHPYVLVNYMGKPRDVMTLAHELGHGVHQVLAGGQGALMASTPLTLAETASVFGEMLTFRSLLDKTKDKRERKAMLAQKVEDMINTVVRQIAFYEFERKVHTARKEGELTSDQIGELWLSVQGESLGPAIRISEGYETYWAYIPHFIHSPFYVYAYAFGDCLVNSLYAVYSQAEAGFQAKYFDLLKAGGTKHHTELLKPFGLDASDPSFWSKGLSMIEGLIDELEALDRA